The segment TTGACTTTCGCTGGCATTAACATGGCTATTCTCCTTTCTCTTCTATTTCGATCTCTTGCCTGCGGTAGCGCTCCTTCTCCTTGTCGCCGCAGTACACCCAGACCTTGATGCCGATCTGGCCGTAGTCGGTGAATGCCTCGGTGAAGCCGTAATCGATATCGGCCCGCAACGTCTGCAGCGGAAGCTTGCCCACCAGGTACCACTCGGCGCGGGCTATCTCGGCTCCGCCCAAACGGCCGGAAACCCTGACCTTGACCCCGGTCGCCCCGGCGCGCAGGGTTGAATCAACCACCTTGCGCATGGCGCGGCGGTAGGAAATGCGGCGCTGGATCTGGAAGGCCACGCCCTCGGCGATCAGTTGCGCGACCAGTTCCGGGTTGCGGATCTCGATGACGTCGACCAGGATCTTGTCCATGGTCTTCTTGGTGATGGTGCTGATGAACTTCTTCAGTTCCTGGACGCCCGAGCCGCCCTTGCCGATCAGGATGCCCGGCCGCGCCGTGTTGATCTGCACGCGGATGGTGTCGGCGATGCGCTTGATCTCGATCGAGGCGATCCCGGCGTGCTTGTATTTTTCCTTGACGCGTTTTCGGATCTGGATATCGGTGTGGAACTGGTCGATGTAATTCTGTCCCTTGCCATACCACAAAGAGAGCCAGCCCTTGTTGAACCCCAAGCGAAAACCGAACGGATGTGTTTTCTGTCCCATTATTTCCCCTTCCTTTCGTCTAAGTATAAGCTGATATGCGCATAGCGTTTCAGGATGCGCATGGCCCGGCCGCGCGGCGCCGGCCGGAAGCGCTTCAGGTACGGCGCCTGGCCGACATGGGTCCTGGCGATGTAAAGGTTGTCGACGTCGATGTTCGGGAACTTGACCTGGGCGTTGGCGATGGCCGAGCGCAGGATGTCCATCACGATACCGGCCGCTTTCTTGCGCCGGGAGAACTTCAGGATGGTCAAGGCTTCGCCGGCGTCCTTGCCCTTGATCAGGTTGACGATCAACTGGCTCTTCTGAGGGGAAATCTTCAAATATTTTCCTTTGGCCACAGCGATTTCACTCATGCGCGACCTCCTACACCTTGGCGGCTTTGTTGTCTTTCGACGTATGGCCGCGGAAGGTTCTGGTTTCGGCGAATTCGCCGAGTTTCAATCCCACCATGTTCTCGGTGATGTAAATCGGGATGAATTTCCTGCCGTTGTGGACCGCCATGGTCATGCCGACCATTTCCGGAATGACGGTGGAGCGCCGGTACCAGGTCTTGATGATCTCTTTTTTCCCGGAATTCCTGGTTTCAATGACTCGTTTA is part of the Candidatus Aminicenantes bacterium genome and harbors:
- the rpsC gene encoding 30S ribosomal protein S3; amino-acid sequence: MGQKTHPFGFRLGFNKGWLSLWYGKGQNYIDQFHTDIQIRKRVKEKYKHAGIASIEIKRIADTIRVQINTARPGILIGKGGSGVQELKKFISTITKKTMDKILVDVIEIRNPELVAQLIAEGVAFQIQRRISYRRAMRKVVDSTLRAGATGVKVRVSGRLGGAEIARAEWYLVGKLPLQTLRADIDYGFTEAFTDYGQIGIKVWVYCGDKEKERYRRQEIEIEEKGE
- the rplV gene encoding 50S ribosomal protein L22 is translated as MSEIAVAKGKYLKISPQKSQLIVNLIKGKDAGEALTILKFSRRKKAAGIVMDILRSAIANAQVKFPNIDVDNLYIARTHVGQAPYLKRFRPAPRGRAMRILKRYAHISLYLDERKGK
- the rpsS gene encoding 30S ribosomal protein S19, with translation MGRSLKKGVYIDAKLLKRVIETRNSGKKEIIKTWYRRSTVIPEMVGMTMAVHNGRKFIPIYITENMVGLKLGEFAETRTFRGHTSKDNKAAKV